One region of Polynucleobacter paneuropaeus genomic DNA includes:
- the ybgF gene encoding tol-pal system protein YbgF, with translation MMKLHDSFKQTLLRAFCLSSAVICLTASSSAWALFSDDEARKAILDLRKSLATTQLDLQGQIEKLKADNAELRGKVEELEKQAEEIGNSQKTYYQDLDNRLGNFEPRSTTIESVSGIVQPGEKKAYDESLKAFQAGNLKKADDGFTAFTRKYPNSPYLPLALYWGGNSKYANKDYAGAISQLQTLIKKYPNHPRIAAAMVTLGNCQLESGNKAAAKKTFSDIIAKYPDTDAAKDAQQLLSATK, from the coding sequence ATGATGAAGTTGCATGACTCTTTCAAACAAACGCTCTTACGAGCGTTTTGTTTAAGTAGTGCTGTCATTTGCTTGACTGCCTCTTCTAGCGCTTGGGCGCTCTTCTCTGATGATGAGGCACGTAAAGCAATTTTGGATTTACGCAAGTCGCTCGCAACAACCCAACTTGATTTGCAGGGGCAGATCGAAAAACTCAAGGCTGATAACGCTGAGTTACGAGGCAAGGTCGAAGAGTTAGAAAAGCAAGCGGAAGAAATTGGCAATAGTCAGAAAACTTACTATCAAGACTTAGATAATCGGCTCGGCAACTTTGAGCCTCGCAGCACAACGATTGAGAGTGTGAGCGGCATAGTACAACCGGGCGAGAAAAAAGCTTACGATGAATCCCTCAAGGCGTTTCAGGCAGGCAATCTCAAAAAGGCCGATGATGGCTTTACCGCTTTCACCCGCAAGTATCCGAACAGCCCTTATTTACCCCTCGCACTCTACTGGGGCGGCAATAGTAAATACGCTAATAAGGATTATGCTGGCGCTATCAGTCAACTCCAGACCCTGATTAAAAAATACCCCAACCACCCTCGCATTGCAGCAGCGATGGTCACTCTAGGAAACTGTCAACTCGAGAGCGGTAATAAGGCGGCAGCCAAGAAAACTTTTAGCGACATCATTGCCAAGTATCCCGATACTGATGCGGCTAAAGATGCGCAGCAATTATTAAGCGCGACTAAATAG
- the pal gene encoding peptidoglycan-associated lipoprotein Pal has protein sequence MTISITRRFTTSLLLGLAALSATFLVGCSSVKLDDVDGGSSNGNFSSQPWNDPKSPLFEKSVYFGFDEYTVQTKYQNMLSAHAGYLKAHPEQKIIIQGNTDDRGTAEYNLALGQRRSDAVRKALALMGVPDAQMEAVSFGKEKPKAEGDTESAWAENRRADIVYITN, from the coding sequence ATGACAATCTCTATCACACGTCGTTTTACAACTTCACTTCTTTTGGGTTTAGCTGCTCTGTCAGCAACTTTTTTGGTGGGCTGCTCTAGCGTTAAGTTAGACGATGTTGACGGAGGCTCTAGCAATGGGAACTTTAGTTCGCAGCCTTGGAATGATCCTAAGAGCCCATTATTTGAAAAAAGTGTTTACTTTGGCTTTGATGAATATACCGTCCAGACCAAATACCAAAATATGCTCTCCGCTCACGCTGGCTATCTCAAAGCGCACCCAGAACAGAAAATTATTATTCAAGGCAATACCGACGATCGCGGTACTGCAGAGTACAACTTGGCTCTAGGTCAACGTCGTTCTGATGCAGTTCGCAAAGCCTTAGCGCTCATGGGTGTTCCTGATGCTCAGATGGAAGCTGTGAGTTTTGGTAAAGAGAAACCCAAGGCTGAAGGTGATACTGAATCAGCTTGGGCTGAAAACCGCCGTGCTGACATTGTTTACATCACTAACTAA